A genomic segment from Salvelinus alpinus chromosome 8, SLU_Salpinus.1, whole genome shotgun sequence encodes:
- the LOC139583040 gene encoding TGF-beta-activated kinase 1 and MAP3K7-binding protein 2-like isoform X1, translated as MAQGSHQIDIRVLHDLRQKFPEVPEGVVSQCVLQNDNNLDACCEYLSQVSPGYLYSEGGNLSNTDDPSFIRLRNHMTQLNLGLQSQFQNVHAAPGRDGLRMNGSRTLSHSLSDGPLQTGQTPNSDFFQQEPQSAPVQAPSSLNVFAVMEPTRKPQPPQHLGLYQLGGKGQSMGHHGQQMPRFNPITVTLAPNIQTGRNTPTSLHIHGGPHTQSGLSSPQGNSIYIRPYVTQHGGTTRQSQQQQAGRAQYSPTSQPQQQIYQISHPTSLPGSRTGPSSQQHQHGSSHTSQHQSQGHQTSHVYMPISSPTNPQAPSSILQALSGGQASSSGASSSVMPSGMSSFSQYNIQNISTGPRKNQIEIKLESPQRSNSTTTTLRTSSSPRSNSSTSSSCPSSSSSVGAAPGPTTTPLSIGGPGLSRSQPTVYISASPPTAATTTPSDEAVMVPTGSRSQPKFYITANNDDGGGRNPPTVYISAQPPPHGSQGARNMGGQVSMGPAYIHHHPPKSRASMGGAGTATSPRVVVTQPNTKYTFKITVSPNKPPAVSPGVVSPTFEATNLLSLPSDHHFVEPEPHHLSDPLSAHRERPSEPRRLSMGSDDAAYTQALLVHQKARMDRLWHELELKKRTLEKLKEEVNEMENDLTRRRLERSNSQSQIPSIEEMQQLRCKNRILQIDIDLLTKEIDLQTRGPHFNPSAIHNFYDNIGFLGPVPPKPKGTLRVEPEGQGTDRRIFNVTSTLTMEPSSAPPPPAALPLESDQEEDEGTQWSCTACTFLNHPALNRCEQCEFPRHF; from the exons ATGGCCCAGGGAAGCCACCAGATTGACATTCGGGTTTTGCACGACCTGCGCCAGAAGTTCCCTGAAGTTCCAGAGGGTGTTGTGTCCCAGTGTGTTCTGCAG AACGACAACAATTTGGACGCCTGTTGTGAGTACCTGTCTCAGGTGAGCCCGGGGTACTTGTACAGCGAAGGAGGCAACCTCAGCAACACCGACGACCCCAGCTTCATCAGGCTCCGCAATCACATGACCCAGCTGAACCTGGGCCTGCAGTCTCAGTTTCAAAATGTGCATGCGGCCCCGGGACGGGACGGCCTGAGGATGAACGGCAGCAGGACTCTGTCCCACAGCCTGAGTGACGGGCCCCTCCAGACAGGACAGACCCCCAACAGTGACTTCTTCCAGCAGGAGCCCCAGTCAGCCCCCGTGCAGGCACCCTCCAGCCTCAATGTGTTTGCCGTGATGGAGCCCACGCGCAAGCCCCAGCCGCCCCAGCACCTGGGACTCTACCAGCTGGGGGGCAAAGGGCAGTCCATGGGCCATCATGGCCAGCAGATGCCCCGCTTCAACCCCATCACCGTCACCCTGGCCCCCAACATCCAGACGGGACGCAACACCCCCACCTCTTTGCACATACACGGTGGGCCCCATACACAGTCCGGACTGAGCAGTCCACAGGGTAACTCTATCTACATCAGACCTTATGTGACCCAGCATGGCGGTACGACCCGGCAAAGCCAGCAGCAGCAGGCGGGCAGGGCCCAGTACAGCCCCACCTCCCAGCCCCAGCAGCAGATCTATCAGATCTCCCATCCCACCTCACTGCCTGGCTCCCGGACAGGCCCTTCCTCCCAGCAGCACCAGCACGGCTCCTCACATACCTCACAGCACCAGTCACAGGGCCACCAGACCTCCCATGTCTACATGCCCATCAGCTCCCCTACCAACCCACAGGccccctcctctatcctccaGGCCCTCTCTGGAGGTCAGGCCTCCTCCTCCGGTGCCTCGTCCTCGGTCATGCCCTCTGGCATGTCCTCCTTTAGCCAGTACAACATCCAGAACATCTCCACCGGACCGCGCAAGAACCAGATAGAGATCAAACTTGAATCTCCTCAGAGGAGCAACTCCACCACGACCACGCTGCGCACTAGCAGCAGCCCCCGCTCcaactcctccacctcctcctcctgcccgtcatcctcctcctctgtcgGGGCAGCCCCTGGCCCCACCACTACCCCCCTGTCCATCGGAGGCCCGGGCCTAAGCCGCAGCCAGCCCACTGTTTACATCTCTGCCAGCCCGCCCACCGCTGCTACTACCACCCCCTCTGACGAGGCCGTCATGGTCCCAACCGGCTCTCGCTCCCAGCCcaagttttacattactgctaatAACGATGACGGTGGAGGCAGAAATCCTCCAACCGTCTACATCTCTGCTCAACCTCCTCCGCACGGGTCGCAGGGGGCCCGGAATATGGGGGGCCAGGTGAGCATGGGCCCCGCCTACATCCACCACCACCCACCCAAGTCCCGCGCGTCTATGGGAGGGGCAGGCACGGCCACCTCGCCCAGGGTGGTGGTCACCCAGCCCAACACCAAGTACACTTTCAAAATCACAGTGTCCCCCAACAAGCCCCCAGCAGTGTCCCCTGGCGTTGTTTCCCCAACCTTTGAGGCCACTAACCTCCTCAGCCTCCCGTCGGACCACCATTTTGTGGAGCCGGAGCCCCATCATCTCTCAGACCCGCTGTCTGCACACAGGGAGAGGCCCAGCGAGCCACGCAGACTCAGCATGGGTTCAGACGACGCTGCGTACACACAAG CCCTGTTGGTTCACCAGAAGGCCCGTATGGACCGGCTGTGGCATGAGCTGGAGTTAAAAAAGAGGACGCTGGAGAAGCTAAAAGAGGAGGTCAACGAGATGGAGAACGACCTGACTAGGAGACGGCTAGAACGATCCAACTCCCAGTCCCAAATCCCCTCG ATTGAGGAAATGCAGCAGTTACGATGCAAAAACAGGATACTGCAGATTGACATCGACCTTTTAACCAAAGAAATCGATCTTCAAACAAGAG GACCCCACTTTAATCCCAGTGCAATTCATAACTTCTATGACAACATTGGATTCCTAGGTCCTGTCCCACCCAAACCCAAAGGTACTTTACGTGTTG AGCCAGAGGGTCAGGGGACAGACAGAAGAATATTTAATGTCACCTCCACGCTAACCATGGAGCCCTCTTCTGCCCCTCCTCCTCCCGCTGCTCTCCCTCTGG aGTCAGACCAGGAGGAAGACGAGGGGACGCAGTGGAGCTGCACGGCCTGCACCTTCCTCAACCACCCGGCCCTCAACCGCTGTGAACAGTGCGAGTTCCCACGGCACTTCTGA
- the LOC139583040 gene encoding TGF-beta-activated kinase 1 and MAP3K7-binding protein 2-like isoform X5: MAQGSHQIDIRVLHDLRQKFPEVPEGVVSQCVLQNDNNLDACCEYLSQVSPGYLYSEGGNLSNTDDPSFIRLRNHMTQLNLGLQSQFQNVHAAPGRDGLRMNGSRTLSHSLSDGPLQTGQTPNSDFFQQEPQSAPVQAPSSLNVFAVMEPTRKPQPPQHLGLYQLGGKGQSMGHHGQQMPRFNPITVTLAPNIQTGRNTPTSLHIHGGPHTQSGLSSPQGNSIYIRPYVTQHGGTTRQSQQQQAGRAQYSPTSQPQQQIYQISHPTSLPGSRTGPSSQQHQHGSSHTSQHQSQGHQTSHVYMPISSPTNPQAPSSILQALSGGQASSSGASSSVMPSGMSSFSQYNIQNISTGPRKNQIEIKLESPQRSNSTTTTLRTSSSPRSNSSTSSSCPSSSSSVGAAPGPTTTPLSIGGPGLSRSQPTVYISASPPTAATTTPSDEAVMVPTGSRSQPKFYITANNDDGGGRNPPTVYISAQPPPHGSQGARNMGGQVSMGPAYIHHHPPKSRASMGGAGTATSPRVVVTQPNTKYTFKITVSPNKPPAVSPGVVSPTFEATNLLSLPSDHHFVEPEPHHLSDPLSAHRERPSEPRRLSMGSDDAAYTQALLVHQKARMDRLWHELELKKRTLEKLKEEVNEMENDLTRRRLERSNSQSQIPSIEEMQQLRCKNRILQIDIDLLTKEIDLQTRGPHFNPSAIHNFYDNIGFLGPVPPKPKGTLRVESDQEEDEGTQWSCTACTFLNHPALNRCEQCEFPRHF, from the exons ATGGCCCAGGGAAGCCACCAGATTGACATTCGGGTTTTGCACGACCTGCGCCAGAAGTTCCCTGAAGTTCCAGAGGGTGTTGTGTCCCAGTGTGTTCTGCAG AACGACAACAATTTGGACGCCTGTTGTGAGTACCTGTCTCAGGTGAGCCCGGGGTACTTGTACAGCGAAGGAGGCAACCTCAGCAACACCGACGACCCCAGCTTCATCAGGCTCCGCAATCACATGACCCAGCTGAACCTGGGCCTGCAGTCTCAGTTTCAAAATGTGCATGCGGCCCCGGGACGGGACGGCCTGAGGATGAACGGCAGCAGGACTCTGTCCCACAGCCTGAGTGACGGGCCCCTCCAGACAGGACAGACCCCCAACAGTGACTTCTTCCAGCAGGAGCCCCAGTCAGCCCCCGTGCAGGCACCCTCCAGCCTCAATGTGTTTGCCGTGATGGAGCCCACGCGCAAGCCCCAGCCGCCCCAGCACCTGGGACTCTACCAGCTGGGGGGCAAAGGGCAGTCCATGGGCCATCATGGCCAGCAGATGCCCCGCTTCAACCCCATCACCGTCACCCTGGCCCCCAACATCCAGACGGGACGCAACACCCCCACCTCTTTGCACATACACGGTGGGCCCCATACACAGTCCGGACTGAGCAGTCCACAGGGTAACTCTATCTACATCAGACCTTATGTGACCCAGCATGGCGGTACGACCCGGCAAAGCCAGCAGCAGCAGGCGGGCAGGGCCCAGTACAGCCCCACCTCCCAGCCCCAGCAGCAGATCTATCAGATCTCCCATCCCACCTCACTGCCTGGCTCCCGGACAGGCCCTTCCTCCCAGCAGCACCAGCACGGCTCCTCACATACCTCACAGCACCAGTCACAGGGCCACCAGACCTCCCATGTCTACATGCCCATCAGCTCCCCTACCAACCCACAGGccccctcctctatcctccaGGCCCTCTCTGGAGGTCAGGCCTCCTCCTCCGGTGCCTCGTCCTCGGTCATGCCCTCTGGCATGTCCTCCTTTAGCCAGTACAACATCCAGAACATCTCCACCGGACCGCGCAAGAACCAGATAGAGATCAAACTTGAATCTCCTCAGAGGAGCAACTCCACCACGACCACGCTGCGCACTAGCAGCAGCCCCCGCTCcaactcctccacctcctcctcctgcccgtcatcctcctcctctgtcgGGGCAGCCCCTGGCCCCACCACTACCCCCCTGTCCATCGGAGGCCCGGGCCTAAGCCGCAGCCAGCCCACTGTTTACATCTCTGCCAGCCCGCCCACCGCTGCTACTACCACCCCCTCTGACGAGGCCGTCATGGTCCCAACCGGCTCTCGCTCCCAGCCcaagttttacattactgctaatAACGATGACGGTGGAGGCAGAAATCCTCCAACCGTCTACATCTCTGCTCAACCTCCTCCGCACGGGTCGCAGGGGGCCCGGAATATGGGGGGCCAGGTGAGCATGGGCCCCGCCTACATCCACCACCACCCACCCAAGTCCCGCGCGTCTATGGGAGGGGCAGGCACGGCCACCTCGCCCAGGGTGGTGGTCACCCAGCCCAACACCAAGTACACTTTCAAAATCACAGTGTCCCCCAACAAGCCCCCAGCAGTGTCCCCTGGCGTTGTTTCCCCAACCTTTGAGGCCACTAACCTCCTCAGCCTCCCGTCGGACCACCATTTTGTGGAGCCGGAGCCCCATCATCTCTCAGACCCGCTGTCTGCACACAGGGAGAGGCCCAGCGAGCCACGCAGACTCAGCATGGGTTCAGACGACGCTGCGTACACACAAG CCCTGTTGGTTCACCAGAAGGCCCGTATGGACCGGCTGTGGCATGAGCTGGAGTTAAAAAAGAGGACGCTGGAGAAGCTAAAAGAGGAGGTCAACGAGATGGAGAACGACCTGACTAGGAGACGGCTAGAACGATCCAACTCCCAGTCCCAAATCCCCTCG ATTGAGGAAATGCAGCAGTTACGATGCAAAAACAGGATACTGCAGATTGACATCGACCTTTTAACCAAAGAAATCGATCTTCAAACAAGAG GACCCCACTTTAATCCCAGTGCAATTCATAACTTCTATGACAACATTGGATTCCTAGGTCCTGTCCCACCCAAACCCAAAGGTACTTTACGTGTTG aGTCAGACCAGGAGGAAGACGAGGGGACGCAGTGGAGCTGCACGGCCTGCACCTTCCTCAACCACCCGGCCCTCAACCGCTGTGAACAGTGCGAGTTCCCACGGCACTTCTGA
- the LOC139583040 gene encoding TGF-beta-activated kinase 1 and MAP3K7-binding protein 2-like isoform X3 codes for MAQGSHQIDIRVLHDLRQKFPEVPEGVVSQCVLQNDNNLDACCEYLSQVSPGYLYSEGGNLSNTDDPSFIRLRNHMTQLNLGLQSQFQNVHAAPGRDGLRMNGSRTLSHSLSDGPLQTGQTPNSDFFQQEPQSAPVQAPSSLNVFAVMEPTRKPQPPQHLGLYQLGGKGQSMGHHGQQMPRFNPITVTLAPNIQTGRNTPTSLHIHGGPHTQSGLSSPQGNSIYIRPYVTQHGGTTRQSQQQQAGRAQYSPTSQPQQQIYQISHPTSLPGSRTGPSSQQHQHGSSHTSQHQSQGHQTSHVYMPISSPTNPQAPSSILQALSGGQASSSGASSSVMPSGMSSFSQYNIQNISTGPRKNQIEIKLESPQRSNSTTTTLRTSSSPRSNSSTSSSCPSSSSSVGAAPGPTTTPLSIGGPGLSRSQPTVYISASPPTAATTTPSDEAVMVPTGSRSQPKFYITANNDDGGGRNPPTVYISAQPPPHGSQGARNMGGQVSMGPAYIHHHPPKSRASMGGAGTATSPRVVVTQPNTKYTFKITVSPNKPPAVSPGVVSPTFEATNLLSLPSDHHFVEPEPHHLSDPLSAHRERPSEPRRLSMGSDDAAYTQALLVHQKARMDRLWHELELKKRTLEKLKEEVNEMENDLTRRRLERSNSQSQIPSIEEMQQLRCKNRILQIDIDLLTKEIDLQTRGPVPPKPKGTLRVEPEGQGTDRRIFNVTSTLTMEPSSAPPPPAALPLESDQEEDEGTQWSCTACTFLNHPALNRCEQCEFPRHF; via the exons ATGGCCCAGGGAAGCCACCAGATTGACATTCGGGTTTTGCACGACCTGCGCCAGAAGTTCCCTGAAGTTCCAGAGGGTGTTGTGTCCCAGTGTGTTCTGCAG AACGACAACAATTTGGACGCCTGTTGTGAGTACCTGTCTCAGGTGAGCCCGGGGTACTTGTACAGCGAAGGAGGCAACCTCAGCAACACCGACGACCCCAGCTTCATCAGGCTCCGCAATCACATGACCCAGCTGAACCTGGGCCTGCAGTCTCAGTTTCAAAATGTGCATGCGGCCCCGGGACGGGACGGCCTGAGGATGAACGGCAGCAGGACTCTGTCCCACAGCCTGAGTGACGGGCCCCTCCAGACAGGACAGACCCCCAACAGTGACTTCTTCCAGCAGGAGCCCCAGTCAGCCCCCGTGCAGGCACCCTCCAGCCTCAATGTGTTTGCCGTGATGGAGCCCACGCGCAAGCCCCAGCCGCCCCAGCACCTGGGACTCTACCAGCTGGGGGGCAAAGGGCAGTCCATGGGCCATCATGGCCAGCAGATGCCCCGCTTCAACCCCATCACCGTCACCCTGGCCCCCAACATCCAGACGGGACGCAACACCCCCACCTCTTTGCACATACACGGTGGGCCCCATACACAGTCCGGACTGAGCAGTCCACAGGGTAACTCTATCTACATCAGACCTTATGTGACCCAGCATGGCGGTACGACCCGGCAAAGCCAGCAGCAGCAGGCGGGCAGGGCCCAGTACAGCCCCACCTCCCAGCCCCAGCAGCAGATCTATCAGATCTCCCATCCCACCTCACTGCCTGGCTCCCGGACAGGCCCTTCCTCCCAGCAGCACCAGCACGGCTCCTCACATACCTCACAGCACCAGTCACAGGGCCACCAGACCTCCCATGTCTACATGCCCATCAGCTCCCCTACCAACCCACAGGccccctcctctatcctccaGGCCCTCTCTGGAGGTCAGGCCTCCTCCTCCGGTGCCTCGTCCTCGGTCATGCCCTCTGGCATGTCCTCCTTTAGCCAGTACAACATCCAGAACATCTCCACCGGACCGCGCAAGAACCAGATAGAGATCAAACTTGAATCTCCTCAGAGGAGCAACTCCACCACGACCACGCTGCGCACTAGCAGCAGCCCCCGCTCcaactcctccacctcctcctcctgcccgtcatcctcctcctctgtcgGGGCAGCCCCTGGCCCCACCACTACCCCCCTGTCCATCGGAGGCCCGGGCCTAAGCCGCAGCCAGCCCACTGTTTACATCTCTGCCAGCCCGCCCACCGCTGCTACTACCACCCCCTCTGACGAGGCCGTCATGGTCCCAACCGGCTCTCGCTCCCAGCCcaagttttacattactgctaatAACGATGACGGTGGAGGCAGAAATCCTCCAACCGTCTACATCTCTGCTCAACCTCCTCCGCACGGGTCGCAGGGGGCCCGGAATATGGGGGGCCAGGTGAGCATGGGCCCCGCCTACATCCACCACCACCCACCCAAGTCCCGCGCGTCTATGGGAGGGGCAGGCACGGCCACCTCGCCCAGGGTGGTGGTCACCCAGCCCAACACCAAGTACACTTTCAAAATCACAGTGTCCCCCAACAAGCCCCCAGCAGTGTCCCCTGGCGTTGTTTCCCCAACCTTTGAGGCCACTAACCTCCTCAGCCTCCCGTCGGACCACCATTTTGTGGAGCCGGAGCCCCATCATCTCTCAGACCCGCTGTCTGCACACAGGGAGAGGCCCAGCGAGCCACGCAGACTCAGCATGGGTTCAGACGACGCTGCGTACACACAAG CCCTGTTGGTTCACCAGAAGGCCCGTATGGACCGGCTGTGGCATGAGCTGGAGTTAAAAAAGAGGACGCTGGAGAAGCTAAAAGAGGAGGTCAACGAGATGGAGAACGACCTGACTAGGAGACGGCTAGAACGATCCAACTCCCAGTCCCAAATCCCCTCG ATTGAGGAAATGCAGCAGTTACGATGCAAAAACAGGATACTGCAGATTGACATCGACCTTTTAACCAAAGAAATCGATCTTCAAACAAGAG GTCCTGTCCCACCCAAACCCAAAGGTACTTTACGTGTTG AGCCAGAGGGTCAGGGGACAGACAGAAGAATATTTAATGTCACCTCCACGCTAACCATGGAGCCCTCTTCTGCCCCTCCTCCTCCCGCTGCTCTCCCTCTGG aGTCAGACCAGGAGGAAGACGAGGGGACGCAGTGGAGCTGCACGGCCTGCACCTTCCTCAACCACCCGGCCCTCAACCGCTGTGAACAGTGCGAGTTCCCACGGCACTTCTGA
- the LOC139583040 gene encoding TGF-beta-activated kinase 1 and MAP3K7-binding protein 2-like isoform X7, with the protein MAQGSHQIDIRVLHDLRQKFPEVPEGVVSQCVLQNDNNLDACCEYLSQVSPGYLYSEGGNLSNTDDPSFIRLRNHMTQLNLGLQSQFQNVHAAPGRDGLRMNGSRTLSHSLSDGPLQTGQTPNSDFFQQEPQSAPVQAPSSLNVFAVMEPTRKPQPPQHLGLYQLGGKGQSMGHHGQQMPRFNPITVTLAPNIQTGRNTPTSLHIHGGPHTQSGLSSPQGNSIYIRPYVTQHGGTTRQSQQQQAGRAQYSPTSQPQQQIYQISHPTSLPGSRTGPSSQQHQHGSSHTSQHQSQGHQTSHVYMPISSPTNPQAPSSILQALSGGQASSSGASSSVMPSGMSSFSQYNIQNISTGPRKNQIEIKLESPQRSNSTTTTLRTSSSPRSNSSTSSSCPSSSSSVGAAPGPTTTPLSIGGPGLSRSQPTVYISASPPTAATTTPSDEAVMVPTGSRSQPKFYITANNDDGGGRNPPTVYISAQPPPHGSQGARNMGGQVSMGPAYIHHHPPKSRASMGGAGTATSPRVVVTQPNTKYTFKITVSPNKPPAVSPGVVSPTFEATNLLSLPSDHHFVEPEPHHLSDPLSAHRERPSEPRRLSMGSDDAAYTQALLVHQKARMDRLWHELELKKRTLEKLKEEVNEMENDLTRRRLERSNSQSQIPSIEEMQQLRCKNRILQIDIDLLTKEIDLQTRGPVPPKPKGTLRVESDQEEDEGTQWSCTACTFLNHPALNRCEQCEFPRHF; encoded by the exons ATGGCCCAGGGAAGCCACCAGATTGACATTCGGGTTTTGCACGACCTGCGCCAGAAGTTCCCTGAAGTTCCAGAGGGTGTTGTGTCCCAGTGTGTTCTGCAG AACGACAACAATTTGGACGCCTGTTGTGAGTACCTGTCTCAGGTGAGCCCGGGGTACTTGTACAGCGAAGGAGGCAACCTCAGCAACACCGACGACCCCAGCTTCATCAGGCTCCGCAATCACATGACCCAGCTGAACCTGGGCCTGCAGTCTCAGTTTCAAAATGTGCATGCGGCCCCGGGACGGGACGGCCTGAGGATGAACGGCAGCAGGACTCTGTCCCACAGCCTGAGTGACGGGCCCCTCCAGACAGGACAGACCCCCAACAGTGACTTCTTCCAGCAGGAGCCCCAGTCAGCCCCCGTGCAGGCACCCTCCAGCCTCAATGTGTTTGCCGTGATGGAGCCCACGCGCAAGCCCCAGCCGCCCCAGCACCTGGGACTCTACCAGCTGGGGGGCAAAGGGCAGTCCATGGGCCATCATGGCCAGCAGATGCCCCGCTTCAACCCCATCACCGTCACCCTGGCCCCCAACATCCAGACGGGACGCAACACCCCCACCTCTTTGCACATACACGGTGGGCCCCATACACAGTCCGGACTGAGCAGTCCACAGGGTAACTCTATCTACATCAGACCTTATGTGACCCAGCATGGCGGTACGACCCGGCAAAGCCAGCAGCAGCAGGCGGGCAGGGCCCAGTACAGCCCCACCTCCCAGCCCCAGCAGCAGATCTATCAGATCTCCCATCCCACCTCACTGCCTGGCTCCCGGACAGGCCCTTCCTCCCAGCAGCACCAGCACGGCTCCTCACATACCTCACAGCACCAGTCACAGGGCCACCAGACCTCCCATGTCTACATGCCCATCAGCTCCCCTACCAACCCACAGGccccctcctctatcctccaGGCCCTCTCTGGAGGTCAGGCCTCCTCCTCCGGTGCCTCGTCCTCGGTCATGCCCTCTGGCATGTCCTCCTTTAGCCAGTACAACATCCAGAACATCTCCACCGGACCGCGCAAGAACCAGATAGAGATCAAACTTGAATCTCCTCAGAGGAGCAACTCCACCACGACCACGCTGCGCACTAGCAGCAGCCCCCGCTCcaactcctccacctcctcctcctgcccgtcatcctcctcctctgtcgGGGCAGCCCCTGGCCCCACCACTACCCCCCTGTCCATCGGAGGCCCGGGCCTAAGCCGCAGCCAGCCCACTGTTTACATCTCTGCCAGCCCGCCCACCGCTGCTACTACCACCCCCTCTGACGAGGCCGTCATGGTCCCAACCGGCTCTCGCTCCCAGCCcaagttttacattactgctaatAACGATGACGGTGGAGGCAGAAATCCTCCAACCGTCTACATCTCTGCTCAACCTCCTCCGCACGGGTCGCAGGGGGCCCGGAATATGGGGGGCCAGGTGAGCATGGGCCCCGCCTACATCCACCACCACCCACCCAAGTCCCGCGCGTCTATGGGAGGGGCAGGCACGGCCACCTCGCCCAGGGTGGTGGTCACCCAGCCCAACACCAAGTACACTTTCAAAATCACAGTGTCCCCCAACAAGCCCCCAGCAGTGTCCCCTGGCGTTGTTTCCCCAACCTTTGAGGCCACTAACCTCCTCAGCCTCCCGTCGGACCACCATTTTGTGGAGCCGGAGCCCCATCATCTCTCAGACCCGCTGTCTGCACACAGGGAGAGGCCCAGCGAGCCACGCAGACTCAGCATGGGTTCAGACGACGCTGCGTACACACAAG CCCTGTTGGTTCACCAGAAGGCCCGTATGGACCGGCTGTGGCATGAGCTGGAGTTAAAAAAGAGGACGCTGGAGAAGCTAAAAGAGGAGGTCAACGAGATGGAGAACGACCTGACTAGGAGACGGCTAGAACGATCCAACTCCCAGTCCCAAATCCCCTCG ATTGAGGAAATGCAGCAGTTACGATGCAAAAACAGGATACTGCAGATTGACATCGACCTTTTAACCAAAGAAATCGATCTTCAAACAAGAG GTCCTGTCCCACCCAAACCCAAAGGTACTTTACGTGTTG aGTCAGACCAGGAGGAAGACGAGGGGACGCAGTGGAGCTGCACGGCCTGCACCTTCCTCAACCACCCGGCCCTCAACCGCTGTGAACAGTGCGAGTTCCCACGGCACTTCTGA